DNA from Tripterygium wilfordii isolate XIE 37 chromosome 15, ASM1340144v1, whole genome shotgun sequence:
tggatggTCCAAGCCCTAtctatatcatatatatatatatatatatatatcagagcTTCTTTGACTGTAAAGCCAGCCTTCCAAAACCTATATATTTGAAGTTCACATTCCATTAATAATTCCATCATCCATGATAAGCACTAAGTACTGTTTCATGTGCTTTTGTCATTCTCTCAACAAGCCTAGTTTCcctaaatatatgtatatacagttCTGGCCTTTGTTTTATTTGTTCTGGACCAActgtgcttcttttttttccaatctTCACTAGCATCCAGTCCTTTCTGTTGAACAACTGAGATGTTTTCATATTCCATTTTAAGTAGCATAAAATCTGAGCAGAATCAAAAAGCAGTGGTGGGTTTAATCAGCATATCTATGCTGCCCTGATTTGTCAGGTATCTGATGTTCTTGGGTGAACAGAGACATGACCAAGTGACAGACTTTTTCATTGTTCTGTTTCTCATAGTCTACATGAGCATATTCAGATAGCAAAATAGAAGTATGGATGTACACAATTGCATATGCATATACGTACATATAAATAGAAATTTTCCTATGAGATCCCAAAATGAGCTCCTAATTTTTaagattcaaatttttttttaaagatttgaaaacaaatatagttgTATTTTGATTAGTCTTACAAAACTAACAATATATcttttgttcgaaataaaaatcaaattctatATGAAAAGTATGTGATAATTCTTGATCgttaaatataaaacaaaagacatttcatacacttttcaagttatatttgatttttaaaattgatcaaaatacaaatatgttttttctaaacttaaaaaaaaaatttgaaccctaaaataaaaaaaaagagagtaacgAAAATTACCATTCATTGATAGCTTTGTCCTACTCGTCTTCAACTATTTGGATGATGTTTTCTAGGAATCTCTATGAATTGTATTGATGGAAGATCCATCTCTATCTTTTTCCACTTTTTCATATGTTTGTGATATATTCGAATATAACATTTGttaatatgttatctgttttattatatctttttaaaaactaaaacacGATAATTTCATTTAGTAATGTTACCACAGTGAAGGttgaaaaattaaacaaacataTAAGATATTGAACAAATGTAATATCAACATATCTAACATAGATATAACATCAGTAAATTCAGAACATATATGATATCAATAGATATGCCTCTTCTGCACGTGTAGatttgattgaagaagaagGATCTAGAGGAACTTTAATCAATAGAAGAGGTAAGGAACTTTGTTGGCTATGGAGGTGTAGGATCTGACGAAGAAATAGATCGACAAAGAAGATCGGCAGAGGAATTGTTGCAAgcgaatgaagaagaagaagaatgacgaTTAAACCCCATGTCGTGTAAAGCGCCAATATCCTTAGACGAGTCTTATTTCTTTTACAATGCAAGGGCATTTTGATAAGTTTGTAACTTTTGTATGTTATTTCTAAAGGTTTTTCTTTGCCTCACCGTGTAAATCTCTCTAATATAATTGTATTGTTTATCCTTTTTCCCCTCTAATTCTACATATTATAAAGGCTACACTGTTTGACACTTTAGCTCAATAAAAGGATGAACTACACCTTATACTCAATAAAAGGATGAGGGGAATGGACTTTCTTGGCCCAACTTTTGACAAATCCTCAATTATGAATCCAGTCATTGAGACCCAAAGTTTCTTGTGGCTGGACCTGAAAAATGGCCTAAACATGTGAGCCCATGAAGTGCAAGAGGAATTTGGTACTCGGATAGGGCACTCGAACAGTCGAAGTTCACTCCTTTCCAAGATTTCTCTTGGACAAGACTTGAAGAAGTGCATTGAAGTACCTTGAGCACCACCACCGAGAGGTTTATGGAGGGTTTTGGCTCAACAGAGACCTTGTGAAGCAATGGCGGATTCAAATTCTCAAACCAAAATTCGATGCCATCACTGTGCAGGTCCTCTCTCCAATGATGAGGTATCCATCTACGACTTATATACGAGCATATGTTTCTGTTTATCTAACTATGTTGTTTaccagttcaaaattgaacctTTTTTACTGTCGCATGAATCTATTCTGTTTtgacccttttcttttctgtttggaTTGGATGCAGGTAACTAGTGAATGGACGGTGCCACCTCTTGTCAGAGACAGCTTTTCTATGGTATCGTTATTATAATtggtttaaatttttaaaatctttGCTTAAAACTAAGGCTGTCGCGGTGATGATGTTGATAAGTACTAAGTTTTTGGTgttttatgtttggatttggTGAATTTGGGAATTTTAGAGACCTGTTTCGATTGAATTGTCTAGATAATTAATCCGCTTTATTTTATCTCAATCATCTCCATTAGTTTTGATTGGGATGGCCTTGCAATAATGATATATGCTGTTTAATTGTTTATAATGATCTCTGCCGttcttttttgtgattttgtgttGTTTTTAGATTGGCTCTGCTGTTGGTGGTACAACAAGTGCATTCTATGGGTTCAACCATGGTATTTTACTCTCTCTttggttcacttttattttgaatttacttACTTTTATGTTTTCAGGATTGCTTTTATATTTCATTGGATATTGGACTCTATTTGCTTCCGCCGTACATGCAACATCTTGTTCGTGTCTTTTCATagtaaccaaaaaaatttactttccCCCAGCTTATACTAAAGTCATTATTGTTAACATGGTTTTATACTTGTTAGGTGGTTGCAAAATTTATATAGTTCAGCTTCTAATGAATTCTGAAATCAAGGCTCCTGGTTAATCCTTTCGATTTATAGATTTTTTGTCATCAATTACTGAATTACTGCCATGATTGATCTAGACCTCGTTATTAGTTTTGTTCATGTCAGTTCAAGTTCAGTATCTTAATTGTTTTGTGACATCTAATTTATAACTTTTGTCTTTGGTTAATTCAATGAAATCAATGGTATCTAACTTCTTCCTGGCATATTTCTTCCTTTTGGGTTGGCTAGGTAGGATGGCCAAGCTATTGACCTTGATGTTATGACTAGATTAATGAAAGAGGCTTTGAATGTCAAACTCACAATTCCATCTTTTCCCATGATATTGCTGTTGCTTCAGTAGGATTAATCAAGAATACATAGTTTGCGTAGCCAGGAAGCTGTACACATTCCTACATAAACGGTGTCAAACAAAGCGACTTGATAACTTCACGAACCTAGTCCAAACCGTACCTGAATGGAATCACACTGGTATTTTTACTGAAACCAACAAGTTTACGACATGGAATCATTAAGGTTGCTATTGCTACTATTCAATTTGATAACTTTTCAACTGATTCCATGGCTCATCTTCCAAGAGGAGCTTTTGGGTTGATTCCTTAATCTTCTCCCAGAGAGTTATTGCTTTCACGCATATTACCCTGTGAGCTGGATTCCATTCCTTCCTTGCATCTCTTTCACCTTCATGTATGTATGAAACATGTTGCTTAGTATAAATTCTGCAATAATGTATGGCTGCATGTGAGTCCAAATCTTTGGGATAAGGATTTGGTGGTTTTGTTGGAGTtcaactcaatattgattgtcTTCATACTGATTGCTTATTCTATTTATCATCTTTCTGACATATTGATATGTTTCCATTTTGTTCCATTCAAAAGGGGAAAAAGTTccatttgtaaatttttttcattttcttattcctTTGTAACTTACCAGACCGTTTATTTGGGCtgcttatttttgtgtttttcctttctttttttctcccccATCCCATCCCCCTTTGATGCGTTTGTTTCTTGATGCAGTGATGCCAATTATCCGGAAGTGGGTAAAAGGACCCATGTGGTTGCATTTCCTCATTGGTGTAAGTTTCTTTGCGCATCTATCATATACATTCATGCCTCCTACCCCCTCTTGTATCTTCTGTGCGTTAGAAACATATGCTCATATCACATAAATGAAAATGGAAACTACCTTGAGAGTTGAGAGGAGGCAAAAAAAACACCTTTTAAGCGTTCTGAATAATAATGTTAACCTTTGATTTTATGTGATCCTATGTTTACATAGTAACATGAGGAAAAATGGAACAATCATAATTCATATTGGCGTAGAAATATTATTGGAAACCTTAAAGTAGACTAGTAGAGATGGTTATTTTTCTTaggatatcattttttttatgctaGCTTATGACATAATTTCATTTTCTGTGTCTTTTGGGGCCTGAAGGGCTTATAGGTTGCTTTGGTTAATTGGTTAACCAAAATGTGGGCCTAATTTAGTAAACCGTGCACATTCTCTCTTTCCCTATATATTTGTCATtaagtatttttaattttacctGATATGTGCACTTGCAGGCGCCACCTGTGATAGTTTTCTCTACAGCTTGTGCAGGTTTGGCAGGTCTGTTAATCTACATCCTCTGTGCTTACAGTTGTGGCCAACTGATATTTTTAGTTCACAGTTTTAAATTGTGGTGGAGTCTAATGAGATCAAAGTTATTGAGATTCGATTTTCAGATCTACAACATTCTCTTTTATGGAAAGGACAATAGTGAATATCATCCTTAACTGCTATAGTTGCTCCTTTGTCACTATTTGGTCTTTTGGAGCTACCTTGCTGCCAATATAAGTATCATGTCCAGTGAAAGCCAAAGATTATGTCATCTTAGATTGTAGAATCTCATTTTCAACTTCAACATTCTCTTGAAAACCTTGTGAATGCATGTTTTTATACCATCCTTGGAATGGCTTGGGTACTCACCAATGTAATGTTAGTAATGTGACCTGAAGAACCTAGGTTTTATTGTACTTGATTATGTGCTTTGGTATGTTATGGAGAGTAGCGGCTAAGCTGTGGCTAGTAAATATCTTTAGTGGAAATGCCTCACCGTTGCATTTTTCTTTGATGGTAGGATATTGTTAGTTGGAAGGAGTAGTTTGTCGGTTTTTACCCTATCTGATCATGCTCTGTCATTCTGAAACATCTAACAATTATAATTACTGGAAAATCTACAGGTGGTGCAGTTCCAGCACTTGCTCAACTGGCTTCTTCAGCTTACCACGTTGCAGTTTCATCTCATTCGTTGCCTCCATCCTCACAAGATGAGAAAATTCAGAACTCGAGAATTTCATCTACTTTGTGATACAGTTGCACTTGGTGCGGTCTTGCTCGCTGCATAGATGCCCTACTTAAGGTCGTGCTTCATAAAGTCTTCTAAATTTTATATAGCATTCTTCTGGTGCCAAGTTTTATGCTGTTTtcatttctacttttttttttttgaagttttttagGAACACATGAAGGATCAAGCCTattcatgaatatatatatatatatatatatatatatatatatacccaaaaAAAGTTACTCACGAATTGCTTGTGGGATGCCGCTTTGTTTATACCCTTAGCTAGCACAGACTTCCAATTTCCATGGGTTTAGTTCGGACACATTTTGTATTAGGTTTTAGAATCtaatttagagtgtgtttaaTATAGAGAAACTTGTGAGTCGCCCTAATAGTTAGAGAATGGTAGGATTGTTTAGAGAAAGAGCCGAGCTAAAATCCATTTCAGAGTAGAGTTAGGACTCGGAGAAGGTGGGCT
Protein-coding regions in this window:
- the LOC120016323 gene encoding uncharacterized protein LOC120016323; the protein is MADSNSQTKIRCHHCAGPLSNDEVTSEWTVPPLVRDSFSMIGSAVGGTTSAFYGFNHVMPIIRKWVKGPMWLHFLIGAPPVIVFSTACAGLAGGAVPALAQLASSAYHVAVSSHSLPPSSQDEKIQNSRISSTL